One stretch of Arachis hypogaea cultivar Tifrunner chromosome 20, arahy.Tifrunner.gnm2.J5K5, whole genome shotgun sequence DNA includes these proteins:
- the LOC112785251 gene encoding putative disease resistance RPP13-like protein 1: MAAAIVGGSLLSASVQVVLDKIISNEFLDFFRRRKLNVSLVGKMKMTLLSVQAVLNDAEEKQITNPAVKEWLNELTQAVFDAEDLLDEINTEALGCKVKARYQSPSCSAKVRNVFSSRFGRSYGVINSKMQTLFERLEHFAQQIHILQLKEGVSNSVWQGMPTSSVVDESVIYGRDDERKKLREYLLSEDVGASGNKIGVISIVGMGGIGKTTIAKLLYNDDEVKDKFDLKAWACVSKDFDVFRVTKTVLESVTSKTTNTDNLNTLQVELQQRLWRKRFLLVLDDIRGTSYVDWANLKDIFNAGEMGSTIIVTTRDENVAKAMQTFPIFHLTSLDSEDCWSLLAEHAFGANNSSERSNLEGIGREIVKKCDGLPLAAVALGGLLRTKLSKNDWNKVLRSNIWDLPNLNVQPALLLSYHFLPATLKRCFAYCSIFPKNSALEKEMVVRLWIAEGLVHVSKSKKILEEVGDEYFDELVSRSLIRRRSMDGKSFEMHDLINDLAAMVSSAYCIRYEDQKALENPKKVRHLSYNRSWYDYFNKFNSFYGLEGLRTFLPLPLNGWSFDYYLSNKVIYDLLPKLKQLRVLSLSHYKNISELPDSIGGLKHLRHLDLSGTNIKRLPSVICKLYNLQTLLLSDCKFLTELPEEIGMLVNLRHLDISGTQLQEIPAQIARLENLQTLSGFVVSRQQNGLKVGELQKFPNLQGKLCISKLQNIVDPCDASQANMKKKEQIEDLSLEWDSCTAQESQHLVLEHLQPSTNLKKLTIKFYGGTWFPNWLGNSSFANMVYLCIRSCHYCSLLPPVGQLHNLKELIIFDIISVKTIGPEFYGCCSPSFQPFPSLETLSFGEMPAWEEWNFMGGIATHFPRLSHLSLSDCPKLKGNLPSNLPSLTKLHLSSCSLLESQFSVELDNRNIINASNLFSELMLGLNSLEQLHIEGIPSRTAFPRDGLPETLRVLFLKNCENFEFPNHESLRSYTALESLTIWNSCCSLTSFPLGSLPVLKWLYFIECKNLKSFSISEEEDALQCLTFLQGFYILECPELESFPHLGLPTPKLRRFWVSYCNKLNSLPEPVNALVGLQELTVLNLPSMQFFANEGLPISLRTLRIGNLGGIFSNADIIKWGLDHLTCLSELEIEGGYLVNMIMKMEVPLLPSTLISLHIYHLDGIRHLDGKWLQNLTSLECLKISSCDSLESLPQEGLPSSLSVLTIGSCPLLEASCRSNGGKEWPKVAHIPCIIMDKKVII; this comes from the coding sequence atggctgctgctattgTGGGAGGGTCATTACTCTCTGCTTCTGTTCAGGTGGTGTTGGATAAGATCATTTCCAATGAGTTCTTGGACTTCTTTAGGAGAAGGAAGCTTAATGTTTCACTTGTTGGAAAGATGAAGATGACATTGCTGAGTGTTCAAGCTGTTCTAAATGATGCTGAGGAGAAGCAGATCACAAATCCTGCTGTCAAGGAATGGCTGAATGAGCTCACACAAGCTGTCTTTGATGCTGAAGATTTGTTGGATGAAATCAACACTGAGGCTCTTGGATGCAAAGTGAAAGCCAGGTATCAAAGTCCATCGTGCAGTGCCAAGGTGCGAAATGTCTTTTCCTCTCGTTTCGGACGATCATATGGTGTGATCAATTCTAAAATGCAGACATTATTTGAAAGACTAGAGCACTTTGCACAGCAAATACACATCCTTCAACTGAAAGAAGGTGTTTCCAACAGTGTTTGGCAAGGGATGCCCACAAGTTCTGTGGTCGACGAATCTGTCATTTATGGAAGAGATGATGAGAGAAAGAAACTTAGAGAGTATTTGCTGTCAGAAGATGTTGGTGCTAGTGGCAATAAAATAGGAGTGATTTCAATTGTCGGCATGGGAGGGATTGGAAAAACAACCATTGCTAAACTCCTATACAATGATGATGAAGTTAAAGACAAGTTTGATTTAAAAGCATGGGCATGTGTTTCAAAGGATTTTGATGTTTTCAGGGTCACTAAGACTGTGCTTGAATCGGTTACCTCAAAAACAACAAATACTGATAACTTGAATACTCTGCAAGTGGAATTGCAGCAAAGGTTGTGGCGGAAAAGATTTTTGCTAGTGTTGGATGACATTCGCGGCACAAGCTATGTTGATTGGGCCAATCTAAAGGATATTTTTAATGCTGGAGAAATGGGAAGTACAATCATTGTCACAACACGAGATGAAAACGTTGCAAAAGCTATGCAAACCTTTCCTATCTTCCATTTGACATCTCTTGATAGTGAAGATTGCTGGTCTTTACTTGCTGAACACGCATTTGGAGCAAATAATTCCAGTGAACGGTCCAACCTAGAAGGAATTGGAAGAGAAATTGTGAAAAAATGTGATGGTTTGCCTTTAGCTGCAGTTGCATTGGGGGGTCTTCTTCGCACCAAATTGTCGAAAAATGATTGGAATAAGGTACTTAGAAGTAACATTTGGGATCTGCCAAATTTGAATGTGCAACCTGCTCTGCTACTAAGCTATCATTTCCTTCCGGCTACTTTGAAACGTTGCTTTGCTTACTGTTCAATTTTTCCAAAGAACTCAGCCTTAGAAAAAGAGATGGTAGTTCGGCTATGGATCGCAGAAGGCTTAGTACATGTGTCAAAAAGTAAGAAAATCCTGGAAGAAGTTGGTGACGAATACTTTGATGAACTAGTATCAAGGTCACTAATTCGTCGACGGTCCATGGATGGGAAAAGCTTCGAAATGCATGACCTCATCAATGATTTAGCTGCAATGGTTTCATCTGCTTATTGTATCAGGTATGAGGATCAAAAGGCACTTGAAAATCCGAAAAAAGTTCGACATTTGTCATACAACAGAAGTTGGTATGactatttcaataaatttaattCCTTTTATGGTTTAGAAGGCCTGCGCACCTTCCTTCCCTTACCATTGAATGGATGGTCATTTGACTATTACCTATCAAACAAGGTAATATATGACTTGTTGCCCAAGTTAAAACAGTTGCGGGTATTATCTTTGTCACACTACAAGAATATCTCTGAGTTACCAGACTCCATTGGAGGTTTAAAACATTTGCGGCATCTAGATCTCTCTGGCACTAACATTAAAAGGTTGCCTTCTGTGATTTGCAAGCTCTACAATCTACAGACCTTGCTGTTGTCTGATTGTAAGTTTCTCACTGAATTACCTGAGGAGATAGGAATGTTGGTGAATCTTCGCCACCTCGACATTAGTGGAACTCAATTGCAGGAGATACCGGCACAAATAGCAAGACTAGAAAATCTCCAAACTTTATCTGGGTTTGTTGTTAGCAGACAGCAAAATGGATTGAAGGTGGGAGAATTGCAAAAATTTCCCAATTTGCAGGGGAAGCTCTGCATTTCAAAGCTACAAAACATTGTCGACCCTTGTGATGCTTCACAAGCCAAtatgaagaagaaagaacaaaTTGAAGATCTATCATTAGAATGGGATAGCTGCACTGCTCAAGAGTCCCAACATCTTGTATTGGAGCACCTGCAGCCTTCAACAAACTTGAAGAAACTAACCATCAAATTCTATGGTGGAACCTGGTTTCCCAACTGGTTAGGTAATTCCTCATTTGCAAACATGGTGTATTTGTGCATCCGAAGTTGTCACTATTGTTCATTACTACCACCTGTTGGACAGCTTCATAATCTTAAAGAACTCATCATATTTGATATTATCTCAGTGAAGACTATTGGTCCTGAATTTTATGGATGCTGTTCTCCTTCATTTCAACCATTTCCCTCCTTGGAGACACTGAGTTTTGGAGAGATGCCGGCGTGGGAGGAATGGAACTTCATGGGTGGTATAGCTACACACTTCCCTCGTCTTTCTCATCTGTCTCTAAGCGATTGTCCGAAACTCAAAGGAAATTTACCCAGCAACCTTCCTTCCTTGACTAAACTTCATTTGTCCAGTTGTTCTCTACTTGAGTCACAATTTTCTGTTGAACTGGATAACAGAAACATTATCAATGCATCAAATCTATTCAGTGAATTAATGCTTGGTCTTAATTCTCTTGAACAATTACATATCGAAGGCATTCCTTCTCGGACCGCCTTCCCTAGAGATGGTCTGCCGGAAACGTTAAGAGTTCTGTTCCTCAAAAATTGTGAGAACTTTGAATTTCCAAATCATGAATCCCTGCGTAGTTACACGGCACTTGAATCTTTGACAATATGGAATAGTTGTTGCTCACTGACATCATTTCCCTTAGGCTCTCTCCCTGTGCTCAAGTGGCTCTACTTTATAGAATGTAAGAATCTGAAATCATTTTCaatttcagaagaagaagatgcacTCCAGTGTCTCACATTTCTTCAAGGTTTCTACATTCTAGAATGTCCTGAACTTGAATCATTTCCTCATCTTGGATTGCCGACTCCTAAGCTCAGACGTTTTTGGGTGTCATATTGCAACAAGCTTAATTCACTACCAGAACCGGTTAATGCTCTTGTTGGCCTTCAAGAATTGACAGTTCTTAACCTCCCAAGTATGCAATTTTTTGCAAATGAAGGTCTTCCTATCAGTTTGCGAACACTTCGAATCGGCaatcttggagggattttctcaAATGCAGATATCATTAAATGGGGCCTTGACCATCTTACTTGCCTTTCAGAGTTAGAAATTGAAGGTGGTTATCTGGTTAACATGATAATGAAGATGGAAGTGCCACTATTACCCTCTACTCTTATCTCCCTACACATCTATCATCTTGATGGTATAAGACATTTGGATGGGAAATGGCTTCAGAATCTGACTTCTCTTGAATGTCTTAAGATCTCATCTTGTGATAGCTTGGAGTCATTGCCACAAGAAGGATTGCCTTCATCTCTTTCGGTATTGACTATAGGGAGTTGTCCATTGTTAGAAGCGAGTTGTCGGAGTAATGGGGGGAAAGAGTGGCCTAAAGTTGCTCACATTCCTTGCATTATTATGGATAAGAAGGTCATCATTTGA
- the LOC112786414 gene encoding uncharacterized protein, with the protein MRQEGIPGQPAGFGARNAEGSAGLTEFQYGGTLLVAIAQDGNSNILPVAFTLVEGENVESWSFFLSQLRQHVTPQPGLLVISDRHNGINAALEAPDGGWLPPSAYRAFCIRHVAANFALTFKGKDSRSLLVNAAYAKTEVEFDYWFDILRSEDPTMCDWANRIEYSLWTQHCDEGRRFGHMTTNISECVNSILKGVRNLPVCSLVKATYGRLAELFIRKGREAEAQLGTGQQFSQHLMKCIEANLKTARCFTVTLYDRDNSEFTVAETTPTGSFSLGSYRVSLASQTCDCGYFQALHFPCPHALACCAYSRLTWQPYVHQVYRLSSVFSVYRMGFTPPIPEGFWPPYDGPTVILDPNKRLAREGRPRSTRIRTNMDEADPNRPKRCGLYRQPGHLKVPVCRSSDHAYDSYHPPA; encoded by the exons atgaggcaggaggggATTCCTGGGCAGCCTGCTGGATTTGGCGCTAGAAATGCGGAAGGGTCTGCAggtctgacagagttccag tatgggggaacgttgcttgTCGCGATTGCACaagacgggaactccaacatactccctGTTGCATTCACATTAGTCGAGGGTGAGAATGTTGAGTCCTGGTCTTTCTTTCTCTCCCAACTGCGTCAGCATGTGACACCGCAGCcgggtctgctggttatatcggacaggcataacggcatcaatGCCGCGCTTGAGGCTCCCGACGGAGGCTGGTTACCTCCATCTGCATACCgggcattctgcattcgacatgtAGCGGCAAATTTTGCCCtaaccttcaagggcaaagactcAAGGAGTCTACTTGTCAACGCGGCGTACGCTAAGACCGAGGTAGAGttcgattactggtttgatattctgcgGTCTGAAGACCCGACGATGTGTGACTGGGCGAACCGGATTGAGTATTCCTTGTGGACACAACATTGTGATGAGGGGCGGAGATTCGGgcacatgacgacgaatatctctgagtgtgtgaactcaatcctcAAGGGTGTCAGAAACCTCCCTGTGTGCTCGCTAGTGAAGGCAACATACGGAAGGTTGGCCGAACTATTTATTCGAAAAgggagagaggctgaggcccagctgggaaccggacaacaattcagtcagcACTTGATGAAGTGTAtcgaggccaacttgaagacggcgaggtgcttcacggtgactttgTACGACAGGGATAACTCGGAGTTCACCGTCGCAGAGACGACTCCGACTGGTTCGTTCTCACTGGGTAGCTATAGAGTCTCGCTTGCATCTCAGACATGTGACTGTGGATACTTCCAGgcacttcatttcccgtgtcCGCACGCACTGGCATGCTGTGCCTACTCACGGCTTACATGGCAGCCTTACGTCCACCAGGTGTATCGTCTTAGTTCGGTGTTCAGTGTGTATCGGATGGgattcacacctcccattccggagggtttctggccaccataTGACGGGCCGACTGTGATCCTGGATCCTAACAAGAGGCTTGCGAGAGAGGGTCGTCCGAGGTCCACTCGGATACGGACCaatatggacgaggcagatccgaaCCGGCCAAAGAGATGTGGCCTCTATCGGCAACCCGGACATCTAAAGGTGCCTGTGTGCCGGAGCTCTGACCACGCCTACGATTCGTATCATCCTCCTGCATGA
- the LOC112784315 gene encoding UDP-glycosyltransferase 73C6-like: MASQTPQLHFVMFPFMAQGHMIPMMDIAKLLLQRTNIIVTVITTPQNAARFTSTFARFIDLGYQIRLIQLQFPYQEAGLPEGCENLDMLHSLGNATSFFNAISLLREPVERIFEELLPPSSCIVSDMSLPYTIHIANKFNVPRISFVGMSCFFLMCNDALRTSNVKESIKDETEYFVIPGLPDEIEVTKAQVPGPADENWNKFYQEVYAAEADTYGILMNSFQELEPEYQRMYKKVRKDKVWCIGPVSLSNKDQLDKAQRGNKVSTEGWMHQKWLDSQKPKSVIYVCLGSLCNLTATQLIEIGLALEESKRPFIWVIREGSQLKRLEKWIKEDGFEERIKDQSLIIRGWAPQLLILSHPSIGGFLTHCGWNSNLEAICAGVPMLTWPLFADQFLNEKLVVKVLKIGVMVGVRSPMVWGKEEEIGVLVKKEDIKIGLEQLMDENNGECEERRERVRKLAKMAKISVAEGGSSHSNLTMFIQDILHKSMGGI, translated from the coding sequence atggcttcCCAAACACCACAGCTCCATTTCGTTATGTTCCCATTCATGGCTCAAGGCCACATGATTCCAATGATGGACATAGCAAAGTTATTGCTTCAGCGCACTAATATTATTGTCACGGTAATCACGACCCCCCAAAACGCAGCAAGATTCACATCAACCTTTGCTCGTTTCATCGATTTGGGTTACCAAATTCGACTAATTCAGCTTCAGTTTCCATATCAAGAGGCGGGTTTGCCAGAAGGGTGTGAGAATCTTGACATGCTTCATTCACTTGGCAATGCCACGAGTTTTTTCAATGCAATAAGCCTTCTAAGGGAACCCGTGGAAAGAATCTTTGAAGAGTTGTTGCCGCCATCAAGCTGCATAGTCTCTGATATGAGTCTACCGTACACAATCCACATTGCTAACAAATTCAACGTTCCAAGGATTTCTTTTGTTGGAATGAGTTGCTTCTTTCTCATGTGTAACGATGCTTTGCGCACCAGTAATGTGAAGGAGAGCATAAAGGATGAAACAGAGTACTTTGTTATACCGGGTTTACCTGATGAAATTGAAGTCACCAAAGCACAGGTACCAGGACCAGCGGACGAGAACTGGAACAAGTTTTACCAAGAGGTATATGCGGCCGAAGCAGACACTTATGGAATACTCATGAATTCCTTCCAAGAATTGGAGCCTGAGTATCAAAGAATGTACAAGAAGGTTAGAAAGGATAAAGTGTGGTGCATCGGTCCGGTGTCACTAAGCAACAAGGATCAGTTGGACAAGGCTCAAAGAGGCAACAAGGTTTCAACTGAAGGGTGGATGCACCAAAAATGGCTTGATTCTCAAAAGCCTAAGAGTGTAATTTATGTATGCCTTGGAAGTTTATGTAATCTAACTGCAACTCAGTTGATTGAGATTGGTTTAGCCTTAGAAGAATCAAAGAGACCTTTCATTTGGGTCATAAGGGAAGGGAGTCAATTAAAAAGGCTAGAAAAGTGGATTAAGGAAGATGGGTTTGAAGAAAGAATCAAAGATCAGAGCCTTATAATTCGAGGTTGGGCTCCTCAGCTACTAATACTATCACATCCTTCAATTGGAGGGTTCTTGACACACTGTGGCTGGAACTCTAACTTAGAAGCTATATGCGCCGGTGTGCCAATGCTGACGTGGCCGTTATTTGCAGACCAGTTTCTGAATGAAAAACTAGTTGTCAAAGTACTAAAAATTGGAGTGATGGTTGGTGTGAGAAGTCCTATGGTGTGGGGGAAGGAAGAGGAGATTGGTGTATTAGTTAAGAAAGAAGATATTAAAATAGGACTAGAACAGTTAATGGATGAGAATAATGGTGAATGTGAAGAGAGAAGGGAAAGGGTAAGAAAGTTAGCGAAAATGGCTAAAATATCTGTAGCAGAAGGTGGATCTTCTCATAGTAACTTGACTATGTTTATCCAAGATATTTTGCATAAAAGCATGGGAGGTATATGA